The nucleotide sequence AGGATCACTTCGGGATTCCGCGCCGCGAGTTCATCGAACTTCATCCACGGTGAATGCTCGCCGGCCGCGCCGAATAGATTGACGCCGCCCGCCATCTCGACCAGCGTCGGCATCCAGTTGCCCGCCGCCATCAGCGGATCGATCCATTCGATCGTCGCCACTGTCGGCCGGCTGTTCGCCTGCTTGCGCGCCCTGTCGGCAATCGCGGCGAGACGCGCGCGGAGGCTCCCCACCAATTCGACGCCGCGAGCGGGCGCGCCGAGCGCGTCGGCGGTGCGTTGCATGTCTATGAAGACGTCGTCGAGAGCGTACGGCGCGAGCGACACGATCTTCGGCCGAGTCCCGAGCCAATCGGCGACCGCGGCTTCGACGTCGGACTGATTGACGGCGCAAACCTCGCATTGCGATTGCGTGACGATCACGTCGGGACGAAATTCGCGTAGCCGGGGCGCATCGACGCGATAAACCGATAGCGCCTCGCGCACGATTTGCTTCACGCGCTGATCGATTTCCGCGCTGGCGCCTGCGGGGTTGAACTTCGCTTCGGTGAGCGCGGGCAGGCGTTTTACCGACGCCGGAAAATCGCACTCGTGCGAGCGTCCAACGAGATCGCGCTCGAATCCGAGCGCGCACACAATTTCAGTCGCGCTCGGCAGCAGGCTCACAATTCGGGGCATCGCGGCGATTCCTTTTTGGCTGGCTACTGTTCGATTCGATCTAGCTTCTACTCAATTCGATCAATGATGCGAGCCACTATCCGGCAATCCCTGCTTGCGGCAACTGGCGATTTCCTGACGGCCAGCCCCGCTGTTCATCAAAGTGAACTGCGTGCGTCCGCTCAAATTGCCGGGCGAGACTTCTTCCTTGACGTAATATTCCTCACCGGGGTGAGCGTCGAATTTCAGCGGCGTGGACGCTTCGGTGGTCGCCGAGCAAGTCACCGGACCAGCATCGTTGATGTAGGAGTAAAATCCGCCGGCTTCCAACTCGATACTTTCCTGGCCGCAAGTAACTACCGGAGTAATCGCGGAGGCGTAAAAGACATAGGGGCGGTAGAGATAGATCATGCTTTTGGAAACCGGCACCGGTCGCGGCTGATAGGCCTCGCCTTGCACACCGCATCCCGCAAGCACGACGCAAATCGCGCCGACCGCGAACGAAAGGAACGCTCGATTCATCACGCTTCGAGTCTGTCACGAAGCCGCCGCACGATGAAGATGCGTTGCGAAAGTGGCGGCGGCGCTATCCAGCGGGCGCTGGATCAGATGCTCGTCAGTTCGACGACCGGGATCACGCGCGAAGTGTTCTTCTGATACTCGGCGTAGCTCGGATACATCGCGACCAGCTTCGGCCAGATCGCATCGCGCTCCGCGAACGGAAGCGTGCGCGCGCGGCATCGGCGCGTCTCGCGTCCGAGTTGCCCTTCCACGTCGGGATTCGCGGTGAGATTCAGATACCACGACGGCGGCGAATCGCTGCCGCCGTACGACGCGGCCACATACAGATGTCCGCCGTCCTCGAGATAGAGCAGCGGCTTCGAGATCGGGCGGCCGGACTTGCGCCCGCGCACAGTCAGGATCAACGTGGGGAGGCCGAACGTCGATACGCCGCCGAACAATTTGTAAGCGGCGACGTGCGCCTGGCTCATCCAGTCGATGATGTAGCGTTTGGTGGAACTTATTTTCATGGTTGGCGCTTCGCCTCCGCGCTCGTTGAGCAGCGAAAAAAATGCGGGCGAGTGAATCTCGTCCGCACAAACCAATCAATTTTAGATGATGACGATCGTCATCCTGAGGGTTTGAGAAGTATATGCCGCAAGCACAACGTTGACAAGCGAGCGATGCGCCTCGATCGTGATCGCATTGGGAGACCGGTGTAGATGAGCTTCGAGGTCAAAGCAGTAGGACTCGATTTCGGCACGACCAACAGCGCGATCTCGGTCGTCGGCGCGGACGGCGCGCCGCGCCTCGCGCGATTTCCGCACGCCGAAGGCGGCGCCGCGACCGAGACGTTTCGCTCGATCCTGTTCTTCGAGACGCGCGACGAAATCGGCGGCGCCGCGTCGGCGGTGTCGGTCGGCAACGACGCGATCCGGCGCTATCTCGCCGCCAGCGGCAACGGACGCCTGGTGCAATCGCTCAAGTCGTTTCTCGCCGACAAGACTTTCGATTCCACCGACATCATGGGCGAAAACTACACTCTCGGCGATCTGATCGCGCCGATCATCAGCGCGCTGCGGGATGCCGCGATCGCGCAGTTCGGCGAGTTGCCGCCGCGAATCGTGGTCGGACGCCCGGTGCATTTCGCCTCGATGGGTGCCGCGGATGAGGCGCTCGCGCGGAGCCGGCTCGATATCGCAGTGCGGCGCGCGGGATGGACGGAGGTGGAATTCGAGTACGAGCCGGTCGGGGCGGCATACGACTACGCGCTTCGAATCGCGCGCGACGAGTTGGTGCTGATCGCGGACTTCGGTGGCGGCACCAGCGACTTCTCGCTACTGCAGCTTCGGCCGCGGAGTGCCGCGAAGCACGGCGCGGTGCGCTACGAAATTTTGGGCAACGATGGCGTCGGCATCGCCGGCGACGCCTTCGACGGACGCATCATGCGGCATCTGGTGGCGCCGGCGCTCGGGCGCGGCACCAAGTATCGATCGCCCTACGGGATGGTGCTGCCTGCACCGACCTGGCCGTACACCAGGCTCGAGCGATGGCACTACCTTTCGTTCCTGAAGGCGCGCGCGACGATGCTCCGATTTGAGGAATTGAAGCGCCAATCGCTCG is from Candidatus Binatus sp. and encodes:
- a CDS encoding Hsp70 family protein, which translates into the protein MSFEVKAVGLDFGTTNSAISVVGADGAPRLARFPHAEGGAATETFRSILFFETRDEIGGAASAVSVGNDAIRRYLAASGNGRLVQSLKSFLADKTFDSTDIMGENYTLGDLIAPIISALRDAAIAQFGELPPRIVVGRPVHFASMGAADEALARSRLDIAVRRAGWTEVEFEYEPVGAAYDYALRIARDELVLIADFGGGTSDFSLLQLRPRSAAKHGAVRYEILGNDGVGIAGDAFDGRIMRHLVAPALGRGTKYRSPYGMVLPAPTWPYTRLERWHYLSFLKARATMLRFEELKRQSLEPDKIGALIHVVENDLGYFLFRAVEQSKLELSDAESAIFNFVDAPVEIEAIVGRAEFEAWIDRYLAQIAGCVDRLMLTAGLEARSIDSVFLTGGSSFVPAVRRIFVERFGADRIRMGDEFTSVARGLALRALDGAA
- a CDS encoding lipoprotein produces the protein MNRAFLSFAVGAICVVLAGCGVQGEAYQPRPVPVSKSMIYLYRPYVFYASAITPVVTCGQESIELEAGGFYSYINDAGPVTCSATTEASTPLKFDAHPGEEYYVKEEVSPGNLSGRTQFTLMNSGAGRQEIASCRKQGLPDSGSHH
- a CDS encoding cobalamin-binding protein, whose protein sequence is MPRIVSLLPSATEIVCALGFERDLVGRSHECDFPASVKRLPALTEAKFNPAGASAEIDQRVKQIVREALSVYRVDAPRLREFRPDVIVTQSQCEVCAVNQSDVEAAVADWLGTRPKIVSLAPYALDDVFIDMQRTADALGAPARGVELVGSLRARLAAIADRARKQANSRPTVATIEWIDPLMAAGNWMPTLVEMAGGVNLFGAAGEHSPWMKFDELAARNPEVILISPCGFDMNRAAEDLPALTSRPEWPRLGAVRERRVFMADGNQYFNRPGPRIAESLEILAEIVHPELFGFGHEGTGWRRL
- a CDS encoding nitroreductase family deazaflavin-dependent oxidoreductase, which produces MKISSTKRYIIDWMSQAHVAAYKLFGGVSTFGLPTLILTVRGRKSGRPISKPLLYLEDGGHLYVAASYGGSDSPPSWYLNLTANPDVEGQLGRETRRCRARTLPFAERDAIWPKLVAMYPSYAEYQKNTSRVIPVVELTSI